A genomic region of Paenibacillus sp. PL2-23 contains the following coding sequences:
- the mnmG gene encoding tRNA uridine-5-carboxymethylaminomethyl(34) synthesis enzyme MnmG: protein MGYIAGQFDVIVIGAGHAGCEAALASARMGCETLLLTINLDMVAFMPCNPSIGGPAKGHVVREVDALGGEMGRNIDKTFIQMRMLNTGKGPAVHALRAQADKFSYQHLMKKTIEETPHLTLRQGMAEELIVEDGKCVGILTKTGAEYRAKAVVVTTGTYLRGKIIMGELMYESGPNNQQPSVRLSASLKEHGLELIRFKTGTPPRVHKDTIDFSKTEIQPGDEKPKFFSHETEASSNEQLPCWLTYTSEKTHQIINDNLHRAPMFSGAIEGTGPRYCPSIEDKIVRFADKPKHQIFLEPEGRHTSEYYVQGLSTSMPEDVQLDILRSIPGLEKVEMMRNGYAIEYDAVIPTQLWPSLETKKIDSLFTAGQINGTSGYEEAAGQGIMAGINAARKVQGKEPVIIGRSEGYIGVMIDDLVTKGTNDPYRLLTSRAEYRLLLRHDNADLRLTPIGYDIGLIPEERYNSFLRKKELVEREVERLASTKIKPDDVADMLQAAGSAPLTQGGDILSLLRRPEVTYAHLESVSPSPFELTDEMKEQVEIQIKYAGYIEKQLLQVERLNKMEKKLIPDDIRYEEINGLASEAKQKLSVIRPLSIGQASRVAGVTPADISILLVYLEHYNRVKAARG from the coding sequence ATGGGATATATAGCAGGACAATTTGATGTTATTGTCATCGGAGCGGGCCATGCCGGCTGCGAAGCGGCACTTGCTTCGGCGAGAATGGGCTGCGAGACGCTGCTTCTGACAATTAATTTGGATATGGTGGCGTTTATGCCGTGCAACCCGTCGATCGGCGGGCCGGCGAAGGGGCATGTCGTGCGCGAGGTCGATGCGCTTGGCGGCGAGATGGGCCGCAATATCGACAAGACGTTTATTCAGATGCGCATGTTGAATACGGGCAAGGGCCCCGCGGTTCATGCTCTGCGCGCGCAGGCCGACAAATTCTCCTACCAGCATCTCATGAAGAAGACGATTGAGGAGACGCCTCATCTGACGCTTCGTCAAGGTATGGCGGAGGAGCTCATTGTCGAGGACGGCAAGTGTGTCGGCATCCTCACGAAGACAGGCGCGGAATATCGCGCCAAGGCGGTAGTTGTGACGACAGGCACCTATCTGCGCGGCAAGATCATTATGGGCGAGCTGATGTATGAGAGCGGTCCGAACAACCAGCAGCCTTCCGTGCGCTTGTCCGCAAGCCTCAAGGAGCACGGTCTGGAGCTGATCCGCTTCAAGACGGGTACGCCTCCGCGTGTTCATAAGGACACCATCGATTTCTCCAAAACGGAAATTCAGCCAGGCGACGAAAAGCCGAAGTTTTTCTCCCATGAGACGGAGGCATCCAGTAATGAGCAGCTGCCTTGCTGGCTGACTTACACATCGGAGAAGACGCATCAGATCATTAACGACAATCTCCATCGCGCTCCCATGTTCTCCGGCGCTATTGAGGGTACTGGACCTCGTTATTGTCCGTCCATCGAGGATAAGATTGTGCGGTTCGCCGATAAGCCAAAGCATCAAATCTTCCTGGAGCCGGAGGGGCGTCATACATCCGAATATTACGTGCAAGGCTTGTCCACAAGCATGCCGGAGGATGTGCAGCTCGATATTTTACGTTCAATCCCAGGATTGGAAAAAGTTGAGATGATGCGCAACGGTTATGCGATTGAATACGATGCAGTTATCCCCACTCAGCTATGGCCTTCGCTCGAAACAAAGAAGATTGACAGCTTATTCACAGCTGGACAAATCAACGGCACCTCGGGTTATGAAGAGGCGGCTGGACAAGGCATTATGGCGGGGATCAACGCGGCGCGCAAGGTGCAGGGCAAGGAGCCCGTTATTATTGGCCGCTCCGAGGGCTATATTGGTGTTATGATCGATGACCTGGTCACAAAGGGCACGAATGATCCTTATCGCTTGTTAACCTCGCGCGCTGAATATCGTCTGCTGCTTCGCCATGACAATGCGGATCTTCGTCTGACGCCAATCGGCTACGATATTGGGCTCATTCCTGAGGAGCGCTATAACAGCTTCCTGCGGAAGAAGGAGCTGGTGGAGCGTGAGGTGGAGCGTCTTGCTTCGACGAAGATCAAGCCTGATGATGTAGCGGATATGCTCCAAGCAGCCGGCTCCGCACCGCTGACGCAAGGCGGCGATATTCTGTCTCTGCTCCGCAGACCTGAAGTAACGTATGCACACTTGGAGTCGGTATCGCCAAGCCCCTTCGAGCTGACGGACGAGATGAAGGAGCAGGTCGAAATTCAGATCAAATATGCGGGGTATATCGAAAAGCAGCTGCTGCAGGTGGAGCGCCTCAACAAGATGGAGAAGAAGCTGATCCCGGACGATATTCGATATGAGGAAATTAACGGCTTAGCCTCCGAAGCGAAGCAGAAGCTTAGCGTGATCCGCCCATTGTCGATTGGGCAGGCTTCCCGGGTTGCCGGTGTTACGCCAGCTGACATCTCCATACTGCTTGTCTACCTGGAGCATTACAATCGTGTGAAGGCGGCTAGAGGCTGA
- the rsmG gene encoding 16S rRNA (guanine(527)-N(7))-methyltransferase RsmG: protein MDTTTTWFVEALAEKGINLSPRQLEQFELYFRMLVDWNERMNLTGITERDAVYEKHFYDSVSLAFFVDIGRVKSLADIGSGAGFPSIPLKICFPHLQVMIVDSLNKRIGFLNALVEQLGLDDVACIHGRAEDVARLTAYRDGFDLVTARAVARLNVLNEFCLPFVKKGGLFAAMKGSQSEEEVKEAATSFRELKGVLKAQHAFRLPHEQSDRGIVLVSKREATPRQYPRKAGTPLKQPIL from the coding sequence ATGGATACGACGACGACATGGTTTGTTGAAGCGCTGGCGGAGAAAGGCATCAACCTTTCTCCGCGTCAGCTGGAGCAATTCGAGCTGTATTTCCGGATGCTGGTGGATTGGAACGAGCGGATGAATCTAACGGGCATCACAGAGCGTGACGCCGTGTATGAGAAGCATTTCTATGATTCGGTGTCGCTAGCCTTCTTCGTTGACATAGGCCGTGTGAAATCGCTGGCCGATATTGGCTCGGGGGCAGGCTTTCCTAGTATCCCTCTCAAAATTTGTTTTCCTCATCTGCAAGTCATGATAGTAGATTCGCTTAACAAACGAATTGGCTTCCTGAATGCTCTGGTAGAGCAGCTTGGCCTTGACGATGTAGCCTGTATTCACGGTCGGGCTGAGGATGTCGCAAGGCTGACTGCATATAGAGACGGCTTTGATCTTGTGACGGCACGCGCGGTTGCTCGTTTGAATGTGCTGAATGAATTTTGTTTGCCGTTTGTGAAGAAGGGCGGGTTATTCGCCGCCATGAAGGGCTCACAATCGGAGGAAGAAGTGAAGGAGGCAGCTACCAGCTTCCGGGAGCTGAAGGGTGTCTTGAAGGCTCAGCACGCATTCCGTTTGCCTCATGAGCAGTCGGACAGGGGGATTGTTCTGGTATCCAAGCGAGAGGCTACGCCTCGGCAATATCCGCGCAAAGCCGGAACGCCATTAAAGCAGCCTATCCTGTAG
- the noc gene encoding nucleoid occlusion protein: MKESFSRLFGLTEQRSGQEEVRQIPIGDIDTSPFQPRTIFDDDRIEELCQTIKTHGVIQPIVVRMRNNRYEIIAGERRWRAVTKLGYETIPAIVREFNDSQTASIALIENLQRENLTAVEEAIAYQKLIELHQLTQESLAQRLGKSQSTIANKLRLLALPESIKLALMERKITERHARALLSLDTEELQLRVLEEIITKDLNVKQTEVRIAFLKETTKPKKAKRISFTKDVRLALNTIRQSIDMVSGSGLQIKTNEKDHEDHYEIVIQIPKR, encoded by the coding sequence ATGAAAGAATCATTTTCTCGTTTGTTCGGTTTGACTGAGCAGCGATCGGGACAAGAAGAAGTGCGGCAGATTCCTATAGGCGATATCGACACGAGTCCGTTTCAGCCTCGTACGATATTCGACGACGACCGTATTGAGGAATTGTGTCAGACCATTAAGACTCATGGTGTGATTCAACCGATCGTTGTTCGCATGCGCAATAATCGATATGAGATCATTGCAGGAGAAAGACGTTGGCGGGCCGTGACCAAATTAGGATATGAGACGATACCGGCCATCGTTCGCGAGTTCAATGATTCACAGACCGCCTCCATTGCGCTTATCGAAAACTTGCAGCGTGAGAATCTAACCGCCGTCGAAGAGGCGATTGCATACCAGAAGCTGATTGAGCTCCATCAATTAACGCAAGAGAGCTTGGCTCAACGTCTGGGCAAAAGTCAGTCGACCATTGCCAATAAGCTTAGATTGTTGGCTCTTCCGGAATCTATTAAGCTCGCATTAATGGAACGGAAGATTACGGAGAGACACGCTCGCGCATTATTGTCGCTGGATACCGAGGAGCTGCAGCTGAGGGTGCTGGAGGAGATTATTACCAAAGACCTGAATGTGAAGCAGACTGAGGTGCGTATTGCGTTTCTTAAGGAAACAACAAAACCGAAAAAGGCGAAACGAATCTCATTCACCAAGGATGTGCGGTTGGCCTTGAACACCATTCGTCAATCCATTGATATGGTGTCTGGCTCTGGCCTTCAGATTAAGACGAATGAAAAGGATCACGAGGATCATTATGAGATTGTGATTCAAATTCCAAAGCGTTAG
- a CDS encoding AAA family ATPase, translating into MSKIIAIANQKGGVGKTTTSVNLAACLASLGKKVLLVDIDPQGNTTSGLGINKADVPNCIYDVLINDVHPNDAMVESSVPGLKVIPATIQLAGAEIELVPTISRELRLKKSLHMVKNQFDYILIDCPPSLGILTINSLTAADSVLIPIQCEYYALEGLSQLLNTVRLVQKHLNTTLQIEGVLLTMLDARTNLGIQVIEEVKKYFQQKVYQTIIPRNVRLSEAPSHGQAIITYDPKSKGAEVYLELAKEVIMYEQAAR; encoded by the coding sequence GTGTCGAAAATTATTGCAATTGCCAACCAGAAGGGCGGTGTCGGAAAAACGACAACGTCTGTTAATCTCGCTGCTTGTCTTGCTTCTCTGGGGAAAAAGGTTTTGTTAGTCGATATTGACCCACAGGGCAATACAACGAGCGGTTTGGGCATCAACAAAGCGGATGTGCCGAACTGTATATACGATGTGTTAATCAATGATGTGCATCCCAATGATGCTATGGTAGAGAGCAGTGTGCCAGGTCTGAAGGTTATCCCGGCAACGATCCAATTGGCGGGAGCCGAGATTGAGCTGGTGCCGACAATCTCAAGAGAGCTGAGATTGAAGAAGTCGCTGCATATGGTTAAAAATCAATTTGATTATATTCTCATTGACTGTCCGCCATCGCTAGGCATCCTAACGATTAACTCATTAACAGCAGCCGATTCTGTTTTGATTCCGATTCAATGTGAATATTATGCCCTGGAGGGCTTAAGCCAGCTTCTGAATACGGTGCGTCTCGTGCAGAAGCATCTGAATACAACACTGCAGATTGAAGGCGTCCTCCTGACGATGCTGGATGCCAGAACCAATCTGGGCATTCAGGTTATTGAGGAAGTGAAGAAATATTTTCAGCAGAAGGTGTATCAGACCATTATCCCGCGCAATGTGCGATTGAGCGAAGCGCCTTCTCATGGTCAAGCCATTATCACATATGATCCGAAGTCGAAGGGTGCAGAAGTTTATCTTGAACTTGCGAAGGAAGTGATTATGTATGAGCAAGCGGCTAGGTAG
- a CDS encoding ParB/RepB/Spo0J family partition protein: protein MSKRLGRGLDALIPSLSVNDDDKVIEVPLSQLRPNPYQPRKTFDEDSIKELAESIKQHGVIQPIIVRTVLKGYEIIAGERRFRASQYCGNTTIPAVVRTFTDQQVMEIALIENLQREDLNALEVAVAYQALMDKFSLTQEELSLKVGKSRSHIANFVRLLTLPAEIKDYVSRGTISMGHARALAGVKEQNIQKQLAEQTVNAEWSVRELEDAIQKLDSRQTPEQKSQKQKKRDPYIESLEETLRERFKTTVKIKQQKDKGKIELQYYNKQDLERLLDLLQLLA, encoded by the coding sequence ATGAGCAAGCGGCTAGGTAGAGGACTGGACGCGTTAATCCCATCCTTATCGGTGAATGATGATGACAAGGTTATCGAGGTGCCATTAAGTCAGCTTCGGCCCAATCCGTACCAGCCTCGGAAAACCTTCGATGAAGACTCCATTAAGGAGCTGGCGGAATCCATCAAGCAGCATGGCGTCATTCAGCCGATCATTGTCCGAACGGTACTGAAGGGCTATGAGATTATTGCAGGCGAACGCCGTTTCCGTGCTTCGCAATATTGCGGCAACACAACGATTCCGGCTGTCGTTCGTACATTCACGGATCAACAGGTGATGGAGATTGCGCTCATCGAAAACTTGCAGCGTGAGGATCTGAATGCGCTGGAGGTTGCGGTAGCTTATCAAGCGCTGATGGACAAGTTCAGCTTAACGCAAGAAGAGCTGAGCTTGAAGGTAGGCAAATCACGCTCTCATATCGCCAACTTTGTTCGACTGCTCACGCTGCCTGCTGAAATCAAGGATTATGTTTCACGTGGAACAATCTCGATGGGGCATGCCAGAGCGCTTGCAGGGGTGAAGGAGCAAAACATCCAGAAGCAGTTGGCTGAACAAACAGTGAACGCCGAATGGAGCGTTCGTGAGCTGGAGGATGCCATTCAGAAGCTGGATTCCCGCCAAACACCTGAACAGAAGTCGCAGAAGCAGAAGAAGCGTGATCCGTATATTGAATCGTTAGAGGAGACGCTTCGTGAACGCTTCAAAACGACGGTGAAAATTAAGCAGCAGAAGGATAAAGGGAAGATTGAACTGCAATATTATAATAAGCAGGATCTGGAGAGACTGCTTGATCTACTTCAATTATTGGCATAA
- a CDS encoding aminotransferase class V-fold PLP-dependent enzyme has protein sequence MHKEEAPFIYLDHAATSWPKPIAVTEAVTHAMLNDAANPGRGSHAMAVRASRVLFDARKHLAKLFNIRNPNDIAFTSNTTMSLNLAIKGWVKPGNHVIATSVEHNSVRRPLYHLERHNQLEVTYIESDATGKIKVEDVEKAIQPHTTMIIVNHSSNLLGTILPVAEIGEVARKHGVKLLVDAAQSAGIMPIDVQAMGIDLLAFPGHKGLLGPQGTGGLYIAPDMELEPLLHGGTGSQSETPEQPLVRPDRYEAGTQNTPGLAGLREGVKHVLKLGVEAIYEHEWKLAQHMMEGLSGVKGVRLLGPPLGEARTGIVALHMDGVDPSELSFILDQHYGIAVRAGFHCTPLAHAAAGTSSTGAVRASVGASTSVDEADAFVRAIKEIREQYRI, from the coding sequence ATGCACAAAGAGGAAGCACCATTCATCTATTTGGACCATGCGGCAACATCCTGGCCGAAGCCAATAGCGGTCACAGAGGCTGTCACGCATGCCATGCTGAATGACGCCGCGAACCCTGGCAGAGGAAGCCATGCTATGGCTGTCAGAGCTAGCAGGGTGTTGTTCGATGCGAGAAAGCACTTGGCCAAGCTGTTCAATATTCGCAACCCTAATGATATAGCCTTCACATCCAACACCACCATGTCGTTGAATTTGGCTATCAAGGGATGGGTGAAGCCAGGGAATCATGTTATCGCTACGTCGGTGGAGCACAATTCCGTTCGGCGACCATTGTATCATTTGGAGCGGCATAACCAGCTAGAAGTTACCTACATCGAGTCGGACGCCACGGGTAAAATAAAGGTGGAGGATGTTGAAAAAGCCATTCAACCCCATACAACGATGATTATCGTCAATCACAGCTCGAACCTGCTGGGCACGATTTTGCCTGTAGCGGAGATTGGTGAAGTGGCGAGAAAGCATGGTGTGAAATTACTGGTGGACGCGGCTCAAAGCGCCGGTATTATGCCTATTGATGTGCAAGCGATGGGCATAGACCTGCTGGCCTTCCCCGGGCATAAGGGGCTGCTTGGTCCACAAGGGACAGGAGGTCTGTATATCGCTCCTGACATGGAGCTGGAGCCGCTCCTGCATGGCGGGACCGGCAGCCAGTCAGAGACGCCAGAGCAGCCGCTTGTGCGCCCAGACCGGTATGAGGCAGGCACCCAGAACACACCGGGCTTAGCGGGTCTCCGAGAGGGCGTTAAGCACGTGCTGAAGCTGGGAGTAGAGGCCATCTACGAGCATGAATGGAAGCTGGCGCAGCATATGATGGAGGGGCTTAGCGGTGTTAAAGGGGTACGGCTGCTGGGTCCTCCGCTGGGAGAGGCGAGAACGGGTATTGTCGCGCTGCATATGGATGGTGTTGATCCATCAGAGCTTTCATTTATATTGGACCAGCATTATGGAATCGCCGTTAGAGCGGGATTTCATTGTACGCCGTTAGCGCACGCTGCAGCGGGAACCTCGTCAACAGGAGCGGTAAGGGCGAGTGTAGGGGCATCTACTTCTGTTGACGAAGCCGATGCATTTGTCCGGGCCATCAAGGAGATCAGAGAGCAATATCGTATATAG
- a CDS encoding DUF4446 family protein: MDEWYLEPSFIAIVAVAFVTALLVIWIAVLGVRLKRLRKQYVAVMGNTGLTNMEDVIVEMKGQLEAQRQYIDTLQHELKDVQAALPQMKAKLGIIRYNAFSDGGSDLSFSLAILNAEKDGAVFSGLHSRDNTYVYAKPVEKGQSSYTLTPEERKAIDAAK, translated from the coding sequence ATGGACGAATGGTACTTGGAACCAAGCTTTATCGCAATCGTCGCAGTCGCTTTTGTAACAGCTTTGCTCGTCATCTGGATAGCGGTGCTGGGCGTGCGACTGAAGAGACTGAGAAAGCAGTACGTTGCCGTGATGGGGAATACGGGCTTAACGAATATGGAAGATGTCATCGTAGAAATGAAGGGACAGCTGGAGGCGCAGCGTCAATACATAGATACCCTGCAGCATGAGCTGAAGGACGTACAGGCTGCTCTGCCTCAGATGAAAGCAAAGCTCGGCATCATACGATACAACGCATTCTCGGATGGCGGCAGCGATCTCAGCTTTTCATTAGCCATTCTGAACGCAGAGAAGGATGGCGCCGTGTTCTCAGGCCTGCACAGCAGGGATAATACGTATGTGTACGCGAAGCCCGTTGAGAAAGGGCAATCGTCGTATACACTGACCCCGGAAGAGCGCAAGGCCATCGATGCGGCCAAATAG
- the yyaC gene encoding spore protease YyaC — MKLPFMKEATFKVPYTTSGIVGMLVNRLSGFLMEVPSTRPIVVVCIGTDRSTGDALGPLIGTALLKYRSPHFHLYGTLEEPVHAMNLEDTLAAIQASHANPYIIGIDACLGQVSSVGCIQIGEGPVRPGAGVNKELPPVGDIHVTGIVNVGGFMEYFVLQNTRLHLVIRMSDVIATSLFTAIANHVHITSAARDQAAASD, encoded by the coding sequence ATGAAACTGCCATTTATGAAAGAAGCTACATTCAAAGTCCCCTATACCACATCAGGCATCGTAGGTATGCTTGTCAATCGTCTCTCCGGCTTTCTAATGGAGGTTCCAAGTACTCGTCCCATTGTCGTTGTGTGCATCGGCACAGATCGTTCTACAGGCGATGCATTAGGCCCTCTGATTGGCACGGCCCTGCTCAAGTACCGCAGCCCTCACTTCCATCTCTATGGCACGCTGGAGGAGCCTGTGCACGCCATGAATTTGGAGGATACATTGGCGGCAATTCAAGCTTCGCATGCCAACCCTTACATCATCGGAATCGACGCCTGCCTTGGCCAGGTTTCCAGTGTAGGCTGCATTCAGATTGGAGAAGGACCGGTTCGTCCTGGAGCAGGCGTGAATAAGGAGCTCCCTCCCGTTGGCGATATTCATGTAACCGGCATTGTGAATGTAGGCGGGTTCATGGAATATTTTGTCCTGCAGAACACCAGGCTGCACCTTGTCATTCGCATGTCGGATGTCATCGCGACCAGTCTCTTCACTGCAATCGCCAATCATGTCCACATCACCTCTGCCGCCCGTGATCAAGCGGCTGCTTCGGATTAA
- a CDS encoding DUF3343 domain-containing protein: MLLIAFDSTQQALRAEMLLEYAEIEIDICPTPKEITAGCALSIHFPEEDLATVKDVIVQESVEIRGIFKPAAEGYEEIER; the protein is encoded by the coding sequence ATGCTGCTTATTGCATTCGATTCGACGCAACAGGCGCTGAGAGCGGAGATGCTGCTCGAATACGCAGAAATTGAAATCGATATTTGTCCGACGCCGAAGGAAATTACGGCGGGCTGCGCGTTGTCGATCCATTTTCCAGAGGAAGACCTTGCGACAGTGAAAGACGTAATTGTACAAGAGTCGGTAGAAATCAGAGGCATATTCAAACCCGCAGCGGAAGGGTATGAAGAGATAGAACGATAA
- a CDS encoding mechanosensitive ion channel family protein: MMEWYNSMVDMLPDEVMWEKLAVGALRIIIILVLSRVALWILHRMIDRVMLERTSKYVQKNVRRMTTVGKLLRNVTAYIVYFITAMLVLSEVGINLGPLLAGAGVVGLAIGFGAQSLVKDIITGFFIILEDQFAVGDVIQTGQFKGTVEVIGLRTTKILSWTGEVHIVPNGMINEVTNFSINNSLAVVDVSVAFEADVDQAMMIIKETAKEIQYDDLVKEPEVLGVQMMSASGITIRVVAECRPNTQHALARKMNKEMKAAFDRYGIEIPYPRMVTYQRGMKEG, from the coding sequence ATGATGGAGTGGTACAACAGCATGGTGGACATGCTGCCGGATGAGGTTATGTGGGAGAAGCTAGCAGTCGGGGCGTTAAGAATCATCATTATTCTAGTATTGAGCCGAGTGGCTCTATGGATTCTACATAGGATGATTGACAGAGTCATGCTGGAGCGTACGAGCAAGTACGTTCAGAAAAACGTGCGAAGAATGACGACTGTCGGCAAGCTGCTGCGCAACGTGACGGCGTATATCGTATATTTTATTACGGCGATGCTGGTGTTGTCGGAGGTTGGTATTAATCTTGGGCCGCTGCTAGCGGGGGCTGGCGTAGTGGGGCTGGCCATTGGCTTCGGCGCGCAGAGCTTGGTCAAGGATATTATTACAGGCTTCTTCATTATCCTGGAGGATCAATTCGCGGTTGGCGATGTTATACAGACAGGTCAATTCAAGGGTACAGTGGAGGTCATCGGGCTGCGTACGACGAAGATATTAAGCTGGACCGGAGAAGTCCATATCGTGCCTAACGGCATGATTAATGAGGTGACGAATTTCTCTATCAACAACTCCTTGGCGGTTGTGGACGTATCTGTTGCGTTCGAGGCGGATGTGGATCAAGCTATGATGATCATCAAGGAGACTGCAAAGGAAATTCAGTATGATGACCTGGTGAAGGAGCCCGAGGTGCTGGGCGTTCAGATGATGTCGGCATCCGGCATAACGATCCGCGTCGTGGCGGAATGCAGACCGAACACGCAGCATGCGCTCGCCCGGAAGATGAACAAGGAGATGAAGGCGGCATTCGACCGTTATGGCATCGAAATTCCATATCCGCGCATGGTAACATACCAGAGGGGTATGAAGGAGGGGTAG
- a CDS encoding DUF951 domain-containing protein, protein MERKQFELGDIVMMKKQHPCGTNEMEIIRMGMDIRIKCVGCKHSVLIPRAKFEKNMKKVLRSKASEEGSDGSE, encoded by the coding sequence ATGGAGCGTAAGCAGTTCGAGCTTGGGGATATCGTCATGATGAAGAAGCAGCATCCCTGCGGCACTAACGAGATGGAGATTATCCGGATGGGGATGGACATTCGAATCAAGTGTGTAGGCTGCAAGCATAGCGTCTTGATCCCTAGAGCCAAATTCGAGAAAAACATGAAAAAGGTGCTCCGTTCCAAAGCAAGCGAGGAAGGCTCTGATGGGTCAGAATAG
- a CDS encoding YjzC family protein, with protein sequence MGEFTMFNQGDKAPNDGTYIETGVNDFHMGIEDPKKVKLHKGERFPENTNHERKWIRMPKR encoded by the coding sequence GTGGGTGAATTTACAATGTTTAACCAAGGCGACAAAGCTCCGAACGACGGCACGTACATCGAGACCGGCGTCAATGATTTCCACATGGGGATCGAGGATCCCAAGAAGGTGAAGCTGCATAAGGGCGAACGCTTCCCCGAGAATACGAATCATGAGCGCAAGTGGATCCGCATGCCGAAACGTTAA
- the rpsF gene encoding 30S ribosomal protein S6 — MRKYEVMYIIRPEVEQENVQALVEKFNGIISNGGEVTKTDVIGKRRLAYEINKLRDGYFVLVHFNATTEVVNELDRIMKISDEVIRSLIVRDVA, encoded by the coding sequence ATGCGCAAATATGAAGTGATGTACATCATTCGTCCAGAAGTAGAGCAAGAGAACGTTCAAGCTCTGGTTGAAAAGTTCAATGGCATCATCTCCAACGGTGGCGAGGTTACGAAAACAGACGTAATCGGCAAACGCCGTCTTGCGTATGAGATCAACAAGCTTCGTGACGGATACTTCGTTCTGGTACACTTCAACGCTACAACTGAAGTTGTTAATGAACTTGACCGTATCATGAAGATTTCCGACGAAGTCATTCGTTCGTTGATCGTCAGAGACGTAGCTTAA
- the ssb gene encoding single-stranded DNA-binding protein, translated as MLNRVILIGRLTRDPELRYTPAGVAVTQFTLAVDRPFSGGEGREREADFIPVVTWRQLAETCANYLRKGRLTAVEGRIQVRNYENNEGKRVYVTEVIADNVRFLESSREGGGQQREDNGGGYGSGGNSGNGGGGYSGGGGNSSYGGSNNGGGGYSGNRSNQSRNDNNDPFKDDGRPIDISEDDLPF; from the coding sequence TTGTTGAACCGTGTAATATTGATTGGCAGATTGACGAGAGATCCGGAGCTTCGTTATACGCCGGCAGGGGTTGCGGTTACGCAATTCACGTTAGCCGTGGACCGTCCGTTCAGCGGCGGCGAAGGGCGTGAGCGTGAAGCGGACTTCATTCCGGTCGTTACATGGCGTCAGCTGGCCGAGACGTGTGCCAATTACTTGCGCAAAGGCCGCTTAACGGCGGTTGAAGGTCGCATTCAAGTGCGGAACTACGAGAACAACGAGGGCAAGCGTGTGTATGTAACGGAAGTTATTGCAGACAATGTTCGGTTCCTGGAGTCGAGCCGCGAAGGCGGAGGACAGCAGCGTGAGGATAATGGCGGCGGATATGGCAGCGGCGGTAATAGCGGCAATGGCGGTGGCGGCTACAGCGGAGGAGGAGGCAACTCTTCTTACGGTGGGAGCAATAACGGCGGCGGCGGTTACAGCGGCAATCGTTCGAATCAATCACGGAACGACAACAATGATCCGTTCAAGGATGATGGACGCCCGATTGACATCTCAGAAGATGATTTACCATTCTAA
- the rpsR gene encoding 30S ribosomal protein S18: MSFRQREGGDERPERKFGGRKGGRNKRRKVCFFTVNKITHIDYKDTDLLKKFISERGKILPRRVTGTSAKYQRLLTIAIKRSRQIALLPYTTE, encoded by the coding sequence ATGAGCTTCAGACAAAGAGAAGGCGGCGATGAGCGTCCAGAACGCAAATTCGGCGGTCGCAAAGGCGGTCGTAACAAGCGCCGTAAAGTTTGTTTCTTCACTGTGAACAAAATTACTCACATTGACTATAAAGACACAGATCTGCTCAAGAAGTTTATCAGCGAGCGTGGCAAAATCTTGCCTCGTCGTGTAACAGGCACAAGCGCGAAATACCAACGCTTGCTGACTATCGCGATTAAACGTTCCCGTCAGATCGCACTGCTGCCTTACACGACTGAATAG